One stretch of Micromonospora cremea DNA includes these proteins:
- a CDS encoding helix-turn-helix transcriptional regulator, protein MATRPTGSHVSAWRPAVAGVAEVFHAHFVDHAYPPHTHDAWTLLIVDDGAVRFDLDRHRHGALRTSVTLLPPYVPHDGRAATPHGFRKRVLYLETSTLGAELAGRAVDRPNLADPQLRHRIHHLHQVLAAPGDEFEADSRLALILDRLRQQLRQPARASVQPAARGLAIRLRELLDARTVEGVTLREAAELLHAHPTHLVRTFTHVHGLPPHSYLTGRRVELARRLLLEGRRPAEVAAAAGFFDQAHLTRHFRRHLGVSPARYPAARRWHGPHSGEAAVPPAGRT, encoded by the coding sequence GTGGCCACCCGGCCGACGGGCTCACACGTCAGCGCGTGGCGACCCGCGGTAGCCGGGGTCGCCGAGGTCTTCCACGCCCATTTCGTGGATCACGCCTACCCGCCGCACACCCACGACGCGTGGACGCTGCTGATCGTCGACGATGGCGCGGTCCGATTCGACCTCGACCGGCACCGGCACGGCGCGCTGCGGACGTCGGTCACCCTGCTGCCGCCGTACGTGCCGCACGACGGCCGCGCCGCCACGCCGCACGGCTTCCGCAAGCGGGTCCTGTACCTCGAAACCTCGACGCTCGGTGCGGAGCTGGCTGGCCGGGCGGTCGACCGGCCGAACCTCGCCGATCCGCAACTGCGGCACCGGATCCACCACCTGCACCAGGTGCTGGCCGCACCCGGGGACGAGTTCGAGGCTGACAGCCGGCTCGCGCTCATCCTGGACCGGCTCCGCCAGCAGCTCCGCCAGCCGGCCCGGGCCAGCGTCCAGCCGGCCGCGCGCGGCCTCGCAATCCGGCTGCGTGAGCTGCTGGACGCCCGCACCGTCGAGGGCGTCACGCTGCGGGAGGCCGCCGAACTGCTGCACGCCCACCCGACCCATCTGGTCCGGACATTCACCCACGTGCACGGGCTGCCGCCGCACTCGTACCTGACGGGTCGTCGTGTCGAGCTCGCGCGTCGCCTGCTCCTCGAGGGGCGGCGTCCCGCCGAGGTCGCCGCCGCGGCAGGGTTCTTCGACCAGGCTCATCTGACCCGCCACTTCCGGCGTCACCTGGGCGTCAGCCCGGCCCGTTACCCGGCTGCGCGGCGCTGGCATGGACCGCATTCGGGCGAAGCAGCCGTCCCGCCCGCCGGCCGCACCTAG
- a CDS encoding quinone oxidoreductase family protein, giving the protein MIRAALLTACGTPPTLTERPAPVPADGEVAITVEAVPITPLDVLCATGTSYFGTPATPYVPGVQGVGRLADGTPVWFGTSAGMQPGIDGSMATTVAVRTADVVALPPDVPLTLLAALGISAVAAHAALTHAGGLVAGEQVIVLGAGGVVGQAAVQLALLGGARRVIAVARSTSARARAEKLGAAVAVPLLPDDDVASMAGRLRDAADGPIDLVLDPVFGVPAAAALRVLRPGGRLVNLGSAAGATAPIESAVLRSGALRMIGYTNNGLSTEQRAASLAVVAGQAAAGRLTVDHEIVPFASVADAWSRQDNGTAAGRVVLAL; this is encoded by the coding sequence GTGATCCGCGCGGCCCTGCTCACCGCCTGCGGCACTCCGCCCACCCTCACCGAGCGGCCGGCGCCGGTGCCGGCCGACGGCGAGGTGGCGATCACCGTCGAGGCGGTGCCGATCACCCCGCTCGACGTGCTCTGCGCCACCGGCACCAGCTACTTCGGCACGCCGGCGACCCCGTACGTGCCGGGCGTGCAGGGTGTCGGCCGGCTCGCCGACGGCACCCCCGTCTGGTTCGGCACCTCGGCCGGCATGCAGCCCGGGATCGACGGCAGCATGGCGACCACGGTCGCGGTGCGCACCGCCGACGTGGTGGCGCTGCCACCCGACGTACCGCTGACCCTGCTCGCCGCCCTGGGCATCTCCGCGGTCGCCGCGCACGCGGCCCTGACCCACGCCGGCGGCCTGGTGGCCGGTGAGCAGGTCATCGTGCTCGGCGCCGGCGGTGTGGTCGGCCAGGCGGCCGTTCAGCTGGCCCTGCTCGGCGGCGCGCGGCGCGTGATCGCCGTGGCCCGCTCCACCTCGGCTCGGGCCCGCGCCGAGAAGCTCGGCGCCGCGGTCGCCGTCCCGCTGCTGCCGGATGACGACGTCGCGTCGATGGCCGGCCGGCTGCGCGACGCCGCCGACGGTCCGATCGACCTCGTCCTCGATCCGGTCTTCGGCGTTCCGGCCGCGGCGGCGCTGCGGGTGCTGCGCCCGGGTGGCCGCCTGGTCAACCTGGGCAGCGCCGCGGGCGCGACCGCGCCGATCGAGTCCGCCGTGCTGCGCAGCGGCGCGTTGCGGATGATCGGCTACACCAACAACGGGTTGTCGACCGAGCAGCGGGCGGCGTCGCTGGCCGTGGTGGCCGGGCAGGCGGCCGCCGGCCGGCTCACCGTCGACCACGAGATCGTGCCGTTCGCCTCGGTCGCGGACGCCTGGTCCCGGCAGGACAACGGCACCGCGGCCGGCCGCGTCGTCCTCGCGCTCTGA
- a CDS encoding DUF2000 domain-containing protein, with protein sequence MTEPIRFPTKIAVLLRNDLAGWQRLNVTAFLVSGVANAEPELLGEEYRDADGTTYLPMFRQPVLVFAGDRATLAGAHSRALTRGLRLSIFTQELFATGNDRDNRAAVLASGREKLDLVGLALHAPRNVVDKVLKGASMHP encoded by the coding sequence ATGACCGAACCCATCCGCTTTCCCACCAAGATTGCCGTGCTGCTCCGCAACGACCTGGCGGGCTGGCAGCGGCTGAACGTCACCGCCTTCCTGGTCAGCGGCGTCGCGAACGCCGAGCCGGAGTTGCTCGGCGAGGAGTACCGCGACGCGGACGGCACCACGTACCTGCCGATGTTCCGCCAGCCGGTGCTGGTCTTCGCCGGCGACCGGGCCACGCTGGCCGGCGCGCACTCGCGCGCGCTCACCCGCGGCTTACGCCTCTCGATCTTCACGCAGGAGCTGTTCGCCACTGGCAACGACCGGGACAATCGCGCCGCCGTGCTGGCCTCCGGTCGGGAGAAGCTCGACCTCGTGGGGTTGGCGCTGCACGCCCCTCGCAACGTGGTGGACAAGGTGCTCAAGGGCGCCAGCATGCATCCCTGA
- a CDS encoding CaiB/BaiF CoA transferase family protein gives MVQQSTGPLAGLLVADFSRILAGPYATMLLADLGAQVIKVESPGGDDTRTWMPPIRDGVSTYYLGINRNKRSVALDLKKPDDLAAAQELARRADVMIENFRPGGLARFGLDYDTVTAGNEKVVYASISGFGTGAGADFPGYDLMVQAISGLMSLTGDLDGPPYRAGISVFDVMAGLHASIGILAALHHRGATGKGQHVEVNLLSSALSGLVNHSSGYVAGGTVPFRMGNAHPSLFPYEPLPTADGELIVIAGNDGQFRKLCQVLDLPDLPDDPRFGRNQDRTANREQLRPLLVERLAKRTKDEWFRDLLAAGVPCAPINTIDGGVALAQELGLDPVVTVGDVPGVRNPITFSDTPARYELPPPGLDEHGEEIRAWLKS, from the coding sequence ATGGTGCAGCAATCGACGGGGCCACTGGCCGGCCTGCTCGTCGCGGACTTCTCCCGGATCCTCGCCGGGCCGTACGCCACGATGCTCCTGGCGGACCTGGGCGCCCAGGTGATCAAGGTGGAGAGCCCCGGTGGCGACGACACCCGCACCTGGATGCCACCCATCCGCGACGGCGTCTCGACGTACTACCTCGGCATCAACCGCAACAAGCGGTCGGTCGCCCTCGACCTGAAGAAGCCGGACGACCTGGCGGCCGCGCAGGAACTCGCCCGGCGCGCCGACGTGATGATCGAGAACTTCCGGCCCGGCGGTCTCGCCCGCTTCGGCCTGGACTACGACACCGTCACCGCCGGCAACGAGAAGGTCGTGTACGCGAGCATCAGCGGTTTCGGCACCGGCGCCGGAGCGGACTTTCCCGGCTACGACCTGATGGTGCAGGCGATCTCGGGCCTGATGAGCCTCACCGGTGACCTGGACGGCCCGCCGTACCGCGCCGGCATCTCCGTGTTCGACGTGATGGCCGGGCTGCACGCGAGCATCGGCATCCTCGCCGCGCTGCACCACCGGGGCGCGACCGGAAAGGGGCAGCACGTCGAGGTCAACCTGCTCAGCTCGGCGCTGTCCGGCCTGGTCAACCACTCCAGCGGCTACGTCGCCGGTGGCACCGTTCCGTTCCGGATGGGCAACGCCCACCCGAGCCTCTTCCCGTACGAGCCGCTGCCCACGGCGGACGGCGAGCTGATCGTCATCGCCGGCAACGACGGGCAGTTCCGCAAGCTCTGCCAGGTGCTCGACCTGCCCGACCTGCCCGACGACCCGCGCTTCGGGCGCAACCAGGATCGCACCGCCAACCGCGAGCAGCTGCGGCCTCTGCTCGTCGAACGACTCGCCAAGCGGACCAAGGACGAGTGGTTCCGCGACCTGCTCGCCGCGGGCGTGCCGTGCGCACCGATCAACACCATCGACGGCGGTGTGGCGCTCGCCCAGGAGCTGGGGCTCGACCCGGTGGTCACCGTCGGCGACGTGCCGGGGGTCCGCAACCCCATCACCTTCTCCGATACCCCCGCCCGGTACGAGCTGCCGCCGCCCGGGCTCGACGAACACGGCGAGGAGATCCGCGCGTGGCTGAAGAGCTGA
- a CDS encoding alpha/beta fold hydrolase, whose translation MGYVKAKDGTKLYYKDWGEGPVVTFSHGWPLSADAWDGQMLFLVQNGFRVVAHDRRGHGRSSQARSGNDMNGYADDLAAVIEALDLRDATLVGHSTGGGEVARYIGRHGTERVAKAVLMSAVPPIMVQSADNPEGLPISAFDDLRTQLFADRSQFYQDLAQMFYGANRPGAKVSKGILDQFWLWSMQSGMWNAYESIKAFSETDFRDDLAKFDIPTLVMHGEDDQIVPVKDSAHKTAKLVANAKEIYYPGAPHGMTATIQDQINKDLLAFLKS comes from the coding sequence ATGGGCTACGTCAAGGCCAAGGACGGCACCAAGCTCTACTACAAGGACTGGGGCGAGGGGCCGGTCGTCACCTTCTCCCACGGCTGGCCGTTGAGCGCCGACGCCTGGGACGGGCAGATGCTCTTCCTCGTCCAGAACGGATTCCGGGTGGTCGCGCACGACCGCCGCGGGCACGGCCGGTCGAGCCAGGCCCGCAGCGGCAACGACATGAACGGGTACGCCGACGACCTGGCGGCGGTCATCGAGGCACTGGACCTGCGGGACGCCACCCTGGTCGGTCATTCCACCGGCGGGGGAGAGGTGGCCCGCTACATCGGCCGGCACGGGACGGAGCGGGTCGCCAAGGCCGTGCTCATGTCCGCCGTACCGCCGATCATGGTGCAGAGCGCGGACAACCCGGAGGGGCTGCCGATCAGCGCCTTCGACGACCTGCGGACCCAGCTCTTCGCCGACCGGTCGCAGTTCTACCAGGACCTGGCGCAGATGTTCTACGGTGCCAACCGGCCAGGTGCGAAGGTGTCGAAGGGGATCCTCGACCAGTTCTGGCTGTGGAGCATGCAGTCCGGCATGTGGAACGCCTACGAGAGCATCAAGGCGTTCTCCGAAACGGACTTCCGGGACGACCTGGCGAAGTTCGACATCCCGACGCTGGTGATGCACGGCGAGGACGACCAGATCGTGCCGGTGAAGGACTCGGCGCACAAGACCGCGAAGCTCGTCGCGAACGCCAAGGAGATCTACTACCCGGGCGCACCGCACGGCATGACGGCGACGATCCAGGACCAGATCAATAAGGACCTGCTCGCGTTCCTGAAGAGCTGA
- a CDS encoding aldehyde dehydrogenase family protein: MTPSTYTVTGHWIGGEIVAGSAGTLPVVNPATGDIVAETPAGTAVDVDRAVAAARAAFPAWAATTPQHRADVLRRLGAGLAARQEEIAGAITAEMGSPIGMSRTAQVGFPAAVIESVAGLADDFGWTEEVGNSLIVREPIGVVGAITPWNFPLQQIVSKLAPALLAGNTMVFKPSENAPLTARILAEVAAEAGVPAGVFNVVYGTGAVVGEAISAHPDIDMISFTGSTRAGQRIGAVAAATVKRVALELGGKGANIILDDADLPKAVTTGVLMSFANGGQVCGAWPRMLVPASRQDEVVALAVEAAKQFAVGDPTDEATRIGPMASEAHRQKVVGYIERGIADGARLVLGGPDRPEGLAKGAYVQPTIFADVDPTSAIAQEEIFGPVLTIIPYADEEEAVAIANGTLYGLTSGVFGEPEHALAVARRLRVGQVDVNAGHWNPLAPFGGYKRSGNGREFGRFGLEEFLEIKSIQR, from the coding sequence ATGACACCTTCCACCTACACCGTCACCGGCCACTGGATCGGTGGCGAGATCGTCGCCGGCTCGGCCGGCACCCTTCCCGTCGTGAACCCGGCGACCGGCGACATCGTCGCCGAGACGCCGGCCGGCACCGCCGTCGACGTCGACCGGGCCGTCGCCGCCGCGCGGGCCGCCTTCCCCGCCTGGGCGGCGACCACCCCGCAGCACCGGGCGGACGTGCTGCGCCGCCTGGGCGCCGGCCTCGCCGCCCGGCAGGAGGAGATCGCCGGGGCGATCACCGCCGAGATGGGTTCCCCGATCGGCATGTCCCGGACCGCCCAGGTCGGTTTCCCGGCCGCCGTGATCGAGTCCGTCGCCGGCCTCGCCGACGACTTCGGCTGGACCGAGGAGGTCGGCAACTCGCTGATCGTCCGCGAGCCGATCGGCGTGGTCGGTGCGATCACGCCGTGGAACTTCCCACTGCAGCAGATCGTCTCCAAGCTGGCACCGGCCCTGCTCGCGGGGAACACGATGGTCTTCAAGCCGTCCGAGAACGCCCCGTTGACCGCGCGCATCCTCGCCGAGGTCGCCGCCGAGGCGGGCGTGCCGGCGGGCGTTTTCAACGTCGTGTACGGCACCGGAGCGGTCGTCGGCGAGGCTATCTCCGCCCACCCGGACATCGACATGATCTCCTTCACCGGCTCCACCCGGGCCGGGCAGCGGATCGGGGCGGTGGCCGCGGCGACCGTCAAGCGGGTCGCATTGGAGCTGGGCGGCAAGGGCGCGAACATCATCCTCGACGACGCCGACCTGCCGAAGGCGGTCACCACCGGCGTGCTGATGTCCTTCGCCAACGGCGGCCAGGTCTGCGGCGCGTGGCCACGGATGCTGGTGCCCGCCTCCCGGCAGGACGAGGTCGTGGCGCTGGCCGTCGAGGCGGCGAAGCAGTTCGCCGTGGGCGACCCGACCGACGAGGCCACCCGGATCGGTCCGATGGCCTCGGAGGCCCACCGGCAGAAGGTCGTCGGATACATCGAGCGGGGCATCGCCGACGGCGCCCGGCTGGTCCTCGGCGGACCGGACCGGCCCGAGGGCCTGGCGAAGGGCGCCTACGTGCAGCCGACGATCTTCGCCGACGTCGACCCGACCTCCGCGATCGCCCAGGAGGAGATCTTCGGCCCGGTGCTGACGATCATTCCCTACGCCGACGAGGAGGAGGCCGTTGCCATCGCCAACGGCACGCTGTACGGCCTGACCAGCGGCGTGTTCGGCGAGCCGGAGCACGCGCTGGCGGTCGCCCGGCGGCTGCGGGTGGGCCAGGTGGACGTGAACGCCGGCCACTGGAACCCGCTGGCCCCCTTCGGCGGCTACAAGCGGTCCGGCAACGGCCGCGAGTTCGGCCGCTTCGGGCTGGAGGAGTTCCTGGAGATCAAGTCCATCCAGCGCTGA
- a CDS encoding citryl-CoA lyase produces the protein MAEELSFPTGIGTSDPTTISLLGQDLAADLMGKVGFGELAYWLVAGRRPTPGEVRVFEAVLVALADHGFTPTAIAARLTYLSAPESLQGALAAGLLGGGSRFLGVTEDCGRFLAETLAQAGEVTDYEAVALDAVTRARQERRLVPGLGHPVHKEQDPRTPVLIRIATEEGLHGPHLRLFEAIGRVHPQVLGRTLPLNGAGVCGAALADLGLPVEMLRGFALLARAAGLLGHLAEERRRPLGMDIYRTVDRNAVYEP, from the coding sequence GTGGCTGAAGAGCTGAGCTTCCCGACCGGGATCGGCACGTCCGACCCGACCACCATCTCGCTGCTCGGGCAGGACCTGGCCGCCGACCTGATGGGCAAGGTCGGCTTCGGCGAGCTGGCGTACTGGCTGGTCGCCGGCCGCCGCCCCACCCCGGGCGAGGTACGGGTCTTCGAGGCGGTGCTGGTGGCGCTCGCCGACCACGGCTTCACCCCGACGGCGATCGCCGCGCGACTCACCTACCTGTCCGCACCCGAGTCGCTGCAGGGCGCGCTCGCCGCCGGCCTGCTCGGTGGCGGCTCCCGCTTCCTCGGCGTCACCGAGGACTGTGGACGCTTCCTCGCCGAGACACTCGCGCAGGCCGGCGAGGTCACCGACTACGAGGCCGTGGCGCTCGACGCCGTCACCCGGGCGAGGCAGGAACGCCGGCTGGTCCCCGGGCTCGGGCACCCCGTGCACAAGGAACAGGACCCGCGCACCCCCGTCCTGATCCGGATCGCCACCGAGGAGGGTCTGCACGGCCCGCACCTGCGACTGTTCGAGGCCATCGGACGCGTACACCCGCAGGTGCTCGGCCGGACCCTGCCGCTCAACGGCGCCGGGGTCTGCGGCGCGGCGCTCGCCGACCTCGGGCTCCCCGTCGAGATGCTGCGCGGTTTCGCCCTGCTGGCCCGCGCGGCCGGGCTGCTCGGGCACCTCGCCGAGGAGCGGCGTCGACCGCTCGGCATGGACATCTACCGCACCGTCGACCGCAACGCCGTCTACGAACCCTGA
- a CDS encoding extradiol ring-cleavage dioxygenase, with translation MASIVAVIASTHHPFYYRASTATGEDRPPFADEWTRKILAFRETLTRARPDVLVMVGSDHFHQLWLDNMPQFLVGKAPFYDANWYNEEREFGLPRMLLTGQEDLSAHILRAGLDSGFDLAFSNELRIDHSITCPIITLRPEADLPIVPIYTNIFAPPLPQPKRFVQLGQAIREIVESWPSHLRVAVIGTGHLSLELGGPRQFGPHGPDPEFDQRAVEWIANGDLDGCLREVTLDSLHSPGNATHGFMDFMLMMGVAGAGVKADYVDTLDLFHTMEAYFTWYPNGAPAA, from the coding sequence ATGGCCTCCATCGTCGCGGTCATCGCCTCCACCCACCACCCCTTCTACTACAGGGCCAGCACGGCGACCGGAGAGGATCGGCCACCGTTCGCCGACGAGTGGACCCGCAAGATCCTGGCCTTCCGCGAGACGTTGACCCGGGCCCGGCCCGACGTGCTGGTGATGGTCGGCTCCGACCACTTCCACCAGCTCTGGCTGGACAACATGCCGCAGTTCCTGGTCGGTAAGGCGCCCTTCTACGACGCCAACTGGTACAACGAGGAGCGCGAGTTCGGGCTGCCCCGGATGCTGCTCACGGGCCAGGAGGACCTGTCCGCGCACATCCTGCGGGCCGGGCTCGACTCCGGCTTCGACCTGGCGTTCAGCAACGAGCTGCGCATCGACCACAGCATCACCTGCCCGATCATCACGCTGCGGCCCGAGGCCGACCTGCCGATCGTGCCGATCTACACGAACATCTTCGCGCCGCCGCTGCCGCAGCCGAAGCGCTTCGTCCAGCTCGGGCAGGCCATCCGCGAGATCGTCGAGTCGTGGCCGTCGCACCTGCGGGTGGCCGTCATCGGCACCGGTCACCTCTCGCTGGAGCTGGGCGGGCCCCGGCAGTTCGGCCCGCACGGCCCGGACCCCGAGTTCGACCAACGGGCCGTCGAGTGGATCGCCAACGGCGACCTCGACGGGTGCCTGCGCGAGGTCACTCTGGACAGCCTGCACTCGCCCGGCAACGCCACCCACGGCTTCATGGACTTCATGCTCATGATGGGCGTGGCCGGGGCCGGCGTGAAGGCCGACTACGTCGACACCCTCGACCTGTTCCACACCATGGAGGCGTACTTCACCTGGTACCCGAACGGAGCGCCGGCGGCATGA
- a CDS encoding helix-turn-helix transcriptional regulator gives MDRAQLASFLRTRREALQPEDVGLPRGRRRRTGGLRREEVAALSGMSTDYYSRLEQQRGPHPSEQMLAALARGLRLSLAERDHLFQLAGHAVPHRAVRADHVNPGMMRILDRLHDTPAQVVNHLGETLAQTAPAIALLGDETRHTGLARSLHHRWFTDPQTRRLHPAQDHQTQSRLLVAHLHAAYTRDGRGSRAAAIVDALLAASPEFAELWREHPVPGGYCPPKHFVHPEVGPLELHCQTLVDPDQSQTLLVFTAVPGSESDEKLRLLTVIGAQRV, from the coding sequence GTGGACCGCGCCCAGCTCGCCAGCTTCCTGCGCACCCGACGCGAGGCGCTCCAGCCCGAGGACGTGGGGCTGCCCCGGGGCCGGCGCCGGCGTACCGGAGGGTTGCGGCGCGAGGAAGTGGCCGCGCTGAGCGGAATGTCCACCGACTACTACAGCCGGCTGGAGCAGCAGCGGGGCCCGCACCCCTCCGAACAGATGCTCGCCGCGCTGGCCCGTGGCCTGCGACTCTCCCTCGCCGAGCGGGACCACCTGTTCCAGCTCGCCGGTCACGCCGTCCCGCACCGTGCGGTCCGGGCCGACCACGTCAACCCGGGCATGATGCGGATCCTCGACCGACTGCACGACACCCCCGCCCAGGTGGTGAACCACCTCGGCGAGACCCTGGCGCAGACCGCGCCGGCGATCGCGCTGCTCGGCGACGAGACCCGGCACACGGGGCTGGCCCGCAGCCTGCACCACCGCTGGTTCACCGACCCCCAGACCCGGCGACTGCACCCGGCCCAGGACCACCAGACGCAGAGCCGGCTCCTCGTGGCGCACCTGCACGCGGCGTACACCCGCGACGGCCGGGGATCACGGGCGGCGGCGATCGTCGACGCCCTGCTCGCCGCGAGCCCGGAGTTCGCCGAGCTGTGGCGGGAGCACCCGGTGCCGGGCGGCTACTGCCCTCCGAAGCACTTCGTCCACCCCGAGGTCGGGCCGCTGGAGCTGCACTGCCAGACCCTGGTCGACCCCGACCAGTCCCAGACGCTGCTGGTCTTCACCGCCGTGCCCGGCTCTGAGAGCGACGAGAAGCTACGGCTGCTCACGGTCATCGGCGCCCAGCGCGTCTGA
- a CDS encoding amidohydrolase family protein, with protein MSATSRPVIFRNGLVLTMDDAHTVLPGADVLVIGDRIAEVGVGLTAPDDALEIDAAGGILMPGMVDTHRHMWQTAMRGYGADWTLTQYFVWYYLESGKLFRPEDVYAGNLLAAIEAVDAGVTTTVDWSHGLQTPDHADAAVDALEAVDGRFVLAYGNIQQGPWEWATSPEFRDFHRRRVDGGKLAGFQMAFDVTGDPAFPERAAFEVARELGAAVTTHAGVWGATNDDGIRLMHEHGFMTPSTVYVHAATLTHDSYNRIAATGGSVSVSTESEQSAGQGYPPTWQLRHHDIPVSLSIDTSVWWSGDLFSAMRTTLGADRSREHLEAHAKQDTITHCHLRAEQVVEWATRGGARALGMDSTIGAITPGRQADIVLIKNDASPVMFPILNPHGHVVFQAQRGDVHTVLVGGRIVKRDGRLVDVDLTAARVKVAATIDHLRETMGEEAWQRGMNPDVPETAILENPYQYTEWDAGSAQWKH; from the coding sequence ATGAGCGCAACCTCCCGGCCGGTGATCTTCCGCAACGGCCTGGTTCTCACCATGGACGACGCACACACGGTGCTGCCCGGCGCCGACGTGCTGGTCATCGGCGACCGGATCGCGGAGGTCGGCGTCGGCCTCACCGCCCCCGACGACGCCCTGGAGATCGACGCCGCCGGCGGCATCCTCATGCCGGGAATGGTCGACACCCACCGGCACATGTGGCAGACCGCCATGCGGGGGTACGGCGCCGACTGGACCCTGACGCAGTACTTCGTCTGGTACTACCTGGAATCCGGCAAGCTGTTCCGGCCCGAAGACGTGTACGCCGGCAACCTGCTCGCCGCGATCGAGGCGGTCGACGCGGGCGTCACCACCACCGTCGACTGGTCGCACGGCCTCCAGACGCCCGACCACGCCGATGCGGCCGTCGACGCCCTCGAGGCGGTCGACGGACGGTTCGTGCTCGCCTACGGCAACATCCAGCAGGGCCCGTGGGAGTGGGCCACCTCGCCGGAGTTCCGTGACTTCCACCGCCGCCGCGTCGACGGCGGCAAGCTGGCCGGCTTCCAGATGGCGTTCGACGTCACCGGCGATCCCGCCTTCCCGGAGCGGGCCGCCTTCGAGGTCGCCCGGGAGTTGGGCGCCGCGGTGACCACCCACGCCGGCGTGTGGGGCGCCACCAACGACGACGGCATCCGGCTGATGCACGAGCACGGCTTCATGACCCCCTCGACCGTCTACGTGCACGCGGCGACGCTCACCCATGACTCGTACAACCGGATCGCCGCCACCGGCGGGTCGGTCTCCGTCTCGACGGAGAGCGAGCAGAGCGCCGGGCAGGGCTACCCGCCCACCTGGCAGCTGCGCCACCACGACATCCCGGTGTCGCTCTCCATCGACACCAGCGTCTGGTGGAGCGGCGATCTCTTCTCGGCGATGCGGACCACGCTCGGCGCCGACCGCTCCCGGGAGCACCTGGAGGCGCACGCCAAGCAGGACACCATCACCCACTGTCATCTGCGCGCCGAGCAGGTCGTCGAGTGGGCCACCCGGGGCGGCGCCCGCGCCCTCGGCATGGACTCCACGATCGGCGCCATCACCCCGGGCCGGCAGGCCGACATCGTCCTGATCAAGAACGACGCCTCGCCGGTGATGTTCCCGATCCTCAACCCGCACGGTCACGTCGTCTTCCAGGCCCAGCGCGGAGACGTGCACACCGTGCTGGTGGGCGGCCGGATCGTCAAGCGGGACGGCCGCCTGGTCGATGTCGACCTCACCGCCGCCCGGGTCAAGGTGGCTGCCACGATCGACCACCTCCGCGAAACCATGGGGGAGGAGGCGTGGCAGCGGGGCATGAACCCGGACGTCCCCGAGACCGCGATCCTGGAGAACCCCTACCAGTACACCGAGTGGGACGCCGGCTCGGCGCAATGGAAGCATTAG